A single window of Nocardia sp. NBC_01327 DNA harbors:
- a CDS encoding dihydrolipoyl dehydrogenase family protein — protein sequence MPAEVVDAVVVGMGPGGEDVATRLAQAGLTVVGVEGRLLGGECPYYACIPTKMMVRAAGVLQEARRVDQLAGSATVTPEWAPVAARIRDEATDNWDDTVAVERFEKAGGSFVRGWGRISAPGEVTVATDAGERVFRTTRIVLNPGTAPAVPPLPGLTGTPYWTNREAVTTTEVPRSLIVLGGGPVGAEFAQLFARFGADVTVIVPRRLLPQDEPEAGDLLAKVFAAEGITVRTGAHAASVTHDGANFTVELDNGQSVRAQQLLVATGRRTDLSALGIGVLGLDETAKTLPVDERMRAADGVWAIGDVTGQGAFTHMSMYQARIAAQDILGSSDETAQYRAVPRVTFTDPEVGAVGLTEEQARAAGLTVRIGSIDVPSTTRGWIHKVGNEGFIKLIEDADRGVLVGATSVGPQGGEVLSALSVAVHAEVPTSTLRQLIFAYPTFHRGIEAALDALAAG from the coding sequence ATGCCTGCTGAAGTCGTGGATGCCGTGGTGGTCGGAATGGGACCGGGCGGTGAGGACGTCGCGACACGGTTGGCTCAGGCCGGATTGACGGTGGTGGGGGTGGAGGGGCGGTTACTCGGCGGCGAATGTCCGTACTACGCGTGCATACCCACGAAGATGATGGTGCGGGCGGCGGGGGTGCTGCAGGAAGCGCGGCGGGTGGACCAGCTCGCGGGCTCGGCGACGGTGACGCCGGAGTGGGCGCCGGTGGCGGCGCGCATTCGTGACGAGGCGACCGATAATTGGGATGACACCGTCGCGGTCGAGCGGTTCGAGAAGGCCGGCGGGAGCTTCGTGCGCGGGTGGGGCCGGATCTCCGCGCCGGGTGAGGTGACGGTGGCGACCGATGCGGGAGAGCGGGTCTTCCGGACAACGCGGATCGTGCTCAATCCGGGTACCGCTCCGGCCGTTCCGCCCCTGCCCGGCCTCACGGGCACGCCCTACTGGACCAACCGCGAGGCCGTCACCACCACCGAGGTCCCGCGCTCGCTGATCGTGCTCGGCGGCGGACCGGTGGGTGCGGAATTCGCGCAGCTCTTCGCGCGCTTCGGCGCGGACGTCACCGTCATCGTGCCGCGCAGGCTGCTGCCGCAGGATGAACCGGAGGCCGGTGACCTGCTGGCGAAGGTCTTTGCGGCCGAAGGGATCACGGTGCGCACCGGTGCACACGCCGCAAGCGTGACGCATGACGGTGCGAACTTCACCGTCGAACTGGACAACGGGCAATCGGTGCGAGCGCAGCAGCTCCTGGTCGCCACCGGTCGTCGAACAGACCTGTCGGCCTTGGGAATCGGCGTGCTGGGCCTGGACGAGACCGCGAAGACCCTCCCTGTCGATGAGCGCATGCGCGCCGCCGACGGCGTCTGGGCCATCGGTGATGTCACTGGTCAAGGGGCCTTCACGCATATGTCGATGTACCAGGCCCGCATCGCCGCGCAGGACATTCTCGGATCCTCCGACGAGACCGCGCAGTATCGAGCCGTCCCGCGCGTGACGTTCACCGACCCGGAGGTCGGTGCGGTCGGCCTCACCGAGGAGCAGGCCCGCGCCGCAGGCCTGACCGTGCGCATCGGGAGCATCGATGTGCCCTCGACCACGCGCGGCTGGATTCACAAGGTGGGCAACGAGGGATTCATCAAACTCATCGAGGATGCCGACCGCGGCGTGCTCGTCGGCGCGACGTCCGTGGGGCCGCAGGGCGGTGAGGTGCTCAGTGCATTGAGTGTCGCCGTCCACGCCGAGGTGCCGACCAGTACGCTGCGCCAGCTGATCTTCGCCTACCCGACCTTCCATCGAGGCATCGAAGCCGCCCTCGATGCACTCGCTGCCGGTTAG
- a CDS encoding CBS domain-containing protein, whose translation MRISEILRRKGPGVVTIAPDATVRELLRVLNAHNVGAVVVSPDGVLMSGIASERDIVRRLHSRGAELLEAPVSDIMTAAVHICSPEDQVETLNATMTEHRIRHLPVLSEGRMVGIVSIGDVVKSQISELEEEREHLVRYLHG comes from the coding sequence ATGCGGATTTCGGAGATACTGCGGCGTAAAGGGCCGGGCGTGGTCACGATTGCACCCGATGCCACAGTGCGTGAACTGCTACGAGTGTTGAACGCGCACAATGTCGGCGCGGTGGTGGTGTCGCCGGACGGAGTGCTGATGTCGGGCATCGCCTCCGAGCGCGACATCGTGCGGCGACTGCACAGCAGAGGGGCCGAGTTATTGGAGGCACCGGTGTCGGACATCATGACCGCAGCGGTGCATATCTGCTCACCCGAGGATCAGGTCGAAACACTCAATGCCACGATGACGGAACATCGGATCCGGCATCTTCCGGTGCTCAGCGAGGGGCGCATGGTCGGCATTGTCAGCATCGGCGATGTGGTGAAGAGCCAGATCTCCGAACTGGAAGAGGAGCGCGAACACCTGGTGCGCTACCTGCACGGCTGA
- a CDS encoding winged helix-turn-helix transcriptional regulator, translated as MSRRSYDHYCTVSRALDIVGDRWNLLVVRELCSGPRRYSDLFADLPGISTDVLAARLKDLERDGILTRRRVGPRAATAVYELTEAGTALRPALDALSIWGTQLLGDRRATDAVRAHWFALPLGRAVAELLPAGTATVHIGETTLHYVITEAGITHHDGPATAPDLELHLDLATATDVATGARTLADVR; from the coding sequence GTGTCACGCCGAAGCTACGACCACTACTGCACCGTCAGCCGCGCCCTCGACATTGTCGGCGACCGCTGGAACCTGCTGGTCGTCCGCGAATTGTGTTCCGGCCCGCGCCGATACAGTGATCTGTTCGCCGATCTGCCCGGTATCAGCACCGATGTGCTGGCCGCCCGGCTCAAGGATCTGGAACGCGACGGCATCCTCACCCGCCGCCGCGTCGGCCCCCGCGCGGCGACCGCGGTCTACGAACTCACTGAGGCAGGCACCGCATTACGCCCCGCGCTGGACGCGCTCTCGATCTGGGGCACGCAGCTGCTCGGCGACCGCCGCGCCACCGACGCCGTCCGCGCGCACTGGTTCGCGCTCCCGCTGGGACGTGCTGTGGCCGAACTGCTCCCGGCCGGCACCGCCACCGTGCACATCGGCGAGACCACGCTGCACTACGTCATCACCGAGGCGGGCATCACCCACCACGACGGCCCCGCGACCGCACCCGACCTCGAACTCCACCTCGACCTGGCCACCGCCACCGACGTGGCCACCGGCGCACGCACCCTCGCCGACGTCCGCTGA
- a CDS encoding pyridoxal phosphate-dependent aminotransferase — protein sequence MQVKQSSKLAGVSYEIRGPVAEHAARLEAEGHHVVKLNTGNPLPFGFEAPADLLQDMIRNLPASSGYSSSKGLLSARRAVVQYYQTLGVEDVDVEEVYLGNGVSELIMMAMTALLENGDEVLVPAPDFPLWTAATALNGGKPVHYICDEGADWFPDVADIESKVTDRTRAIVLINPNNPTGAVYSPEVVRQVLEVARRHNLVVFSDEIYDKILYDDLKHTATASLAPDLLVLTFSGLSKSYRAAGFRSGWLVVSGPTQHAQNYLEGLTMLAGLRLCANVPAQQAIQAALGGHQSIFDLTASGGRLHEQRDRAWEALNAIPGISCVKPKGALYAFPRIDLEMYPIHNDEQFVLDLLLQEKIHIVQGTGFNWPRPDHFRIVTLPHADDLEAIIERIGRFLATYRQ from the coding sequence ATGCAGGTCAAGCAGTCGAGCAAGCTGGCGGGTGTGTCGTACGAGATCCGCGGACCGGTGGCCGAACACGCGGCCCGGCTCGAGGCCGAGGGCCACCACGTGGTCAAGCTCAATACCGGCAACCCGCTGCCGTTCGGATTCGAAGCACCGGCGGACCTGCTGCAGGACATGATCCGCAATCTGCCGGCGTCCAGCGGGTACTCCTCCTCCAAGGGGCTGCTGTCGGCGCGGCGCGCGGTGGTGCAGTACTACCAGACCCTCGGGGTCGAGGATGTCGACGTCGAAGAGGTCTACCTCGGCAACGGCGTCTCCGAATTGATCATGATGGCCATGACGGCGCTGCTGGAGAACGGCGACGAAGTACTCGTTCCCGCACCGGATTTCCCGCTCTGGACCGCGGCCACCGCGCTCAATGGCGGTAAGCCCGTGCACTACATCTGCGATGAGGGCGCCGACTGGTTCCCGGATGTGGCCGATATCGAATCCAAGGTCACCGACCGCACGCGGGCCATCGTGCTCATCAATCCGAACAATCCCACGGGTGCGGTGTACTCGCCCGAGGTGGTGCGGCAGGTACTCGAGGTCGCGCGGCGGCACAACCTGGTGGTGTTCTCCGACGAGATCTACGACAAGATCCTGTACGACGATCTGAAGCACACGGCGACCGCTTCGCTCGCGCCGGACCTGCTGGTCCTGACCTTCTCCGGGCTGTCGAAGTCCTATCGGGCCGCCGGATTCCGCTCCGGGTGGCTGGTGGTTTCCGGGCCGACGCAGCATGCGCAGAACTATCTCGAAGGCCTGACCATGCTCGCGGGTCTGCGTCTGTGCGCGAATGTGCCTGCGCAGCAAGCTATTCAGGCGGCGCTCGGCGGGCATCAGAGCATTTTCGATCTCACCGCGTCCGGCGGGCGGCTGCACGAGCAGCGTGATCGCGCCTGGGAGGCCCTCAATGCCATTCCCGGCATCTCGTGTGTGAAGCCCAAGGGTGCGCTGTACGCCTTCCCGCGCATCGATCTCGAGATGTACCCGATCCACAATGACGAGCAGTTCGTGCTGGACCTGCTGCTGCAGGAGAAGATCCACATCGTGCAGGGCACGGGCTTCAATTGGCCGCGCCCCGACCACTTCCGCATTGTGACGCTGCCGCACGCCGATGACCTGGAGGCGATCATCGAGCGCATCGGCCGCTTTCTGGCCACCTACCGGCAGTGA
- a CDS encoding VOC family protein, producing MSTTVTTFLWFDTQAEEAAEFYTSLVPGSRITDISRGPDGAAFIVSLELAGHSLTLLNGGPAHPHTDAASIQAVVDGQEEVDRLWDAFTAEGKPGPCGWLTDKYGLSWQVVPSGLPQLMGGTDPARSAAASTALRTMSKIDLKTLQDAYDNA from the coding sequence ATGAGCACCACCGTCACCACCTTCCTCTGGTTCGACACCCAGGCCGAGGAGGCCGCCGAGTTCTACACCTCGCTGGTCCCCGGTTCCCGGATCACCGATATCTCGCGCGGTCCCGATGGCGCGGCCTTCATCGTCTCCCTCGAATTGGCAGGTCACTCCCTGACTCTGCTCAATGGCGGCCCCGCACACCCGCACACCGATGCCGCCTCCATTCAGGCCGTCGTCGACGGCCAGGAAGAGGTCGACCGCCTCTGGGACGCCTTCACCGCCGAGGGCAAGCCCGGCCCCTGCGGCTGGCTCACCGACAAGTACGGCCTGTCCTGGCAGGTGGTTCCCTCCGGCCTCCCGCAACTCATGGGCGGCACCGACCCCGCCCGCAGCGCCGCGGCCTCCACCGCCTTGCGCACCATGTCCAAGATCGACCTGAAAACCCTCCAGGACGCCTACGACAACGCCTGA
- a CDS encoding DUF4352 domain-containing protein, translated as MYGQGYPPPPRKKRKVWPWILLAVVVLFFGGCFALVGTAAHEVSKSTDKTSAVAAAGSEVRDGKFAFAVTAVDPPVATVGDNDILRKTAQGEYVLLHVSITNIGDKAQSYFGENQKLIDDQGKQYSNDTSAELAVNTDLTADINPGNKISVSIPFDVPKGTVPVTVEFHDSMFSGGARVALK; from the coding sequence ATGTATGGGCAGGGATATCCCCCGCCGCCCAGAAAGAAGCGGAAGGTCTGGCCCTGGATTCTGCTCGCTGTGGTCGTGCTGTTCTTCGGCGGGTGCTTCGCCCTGGTCGGGACTGCGGCACACGAGGTTTCGAAGAGCACCGACAAGACCTCGGCGGTGGCGGCGGCCGGTTCGGAAGTGCGGGACGGCAAGTTCGCCTTCGCGGTCACCGCGGTCGATCCCCCTGTCGCGACGGTCGGCGACAATGACATCCTGCGGAAGACCGCACAGGGCGAGTACGTCCTCCTGCATGTCTCCATCACCAATATCGGGGACAAGGCGCAGAGCTACTTCGGTGAGAATCAGAAGCTGATCGACGATCAGGGCAAGCAGTACAGCAATGACACCTCGGCTGAGCTTGCGGTCAACACCGACCTCACCGCAGATATCAATCCGGGCAACAAGATTTCCGTGAGCATCCCGTTCGATGTTCCCAAGGGCACGGTCCCGGTCACCGTCGAGTTCCACGATTCGATGTTCTCGGGCGGTGCCCGCGTCGCTCTGAAATAG
- a CDS encoding MFS transporter, producing the protein MIRWLGVVAVMLGIFSIVTTEILPIGLLTSIGSDFAVSDGMAGLMMTMPGLLAAIAAPVVTVAAARIDRKLLLCGCTLLLVAANLIAALAPDFWLVLASRVLLGITIGGYWSIAAGLAQRLVPPAAAARATTVVFAAVPLGSVLGVPAGTFVGNIAGWRTAFVVLGILSAAVLALLMLSLPALPAHQALDWTTLRTGLSAPGARFALLTTFLILLAQFGTYTYITPFLQQVTGVSSVTALLLIYGIAGIAGNALGGSMITRHPRAALISAAASMAAAMLLLPTLGRGELGAAALLIIWGIGYGGVPVILQTCFARAVPHHAEVSSVLFTSSFQATFSLSALAGGILLDRTSPSAVLMCGGITALLVLGICVSHRASANN; encoded by the coding sequence ATGATCCGGTGGCTCGGCGTTGTCGCGGTGATGCTGGGGATCTTCTCGATCGTGACCACGGAGATCCTGCCCATCGGGCTGCTGACCTCGATCGGCTCGGACTTCGCAGTCTCCGACGGCATGGCCGGACTCATGATGACCATGCCCGGACTGCTCGCCGCGATCGCCGCACCCGTGGTCACCGTGGCGGCGGCGCGCATCGATCGCAAGCTGCTGCTGTGCGGTTGCACGCTACTTCTGGTGGCGGCCAATCTGATTGCCGCACTCGCCCCGGATTTCTGGCTGGTGCTGGCATCCCGTGTCCTGCTCGGCATCACGATCGGCGGTTACTGGTCCATCGCAGCGGGATTGGCGCAGCGGCTGGTGCCACCGGCCGCTGCGGCCCGCGCGACAACGGTCGTCTTCGCGGCCGTCCCGCTCGGCTCGGTACTCGGCGTTCCCGCAGGAACATTCGTCGGCAATATCGCAGGCTGGCGCACCGCCTTCGTGGTGCTGGGCATCCTGTCGGCCGCGGTCCTGGCACTGCTGATGCTGTCCCTGCCCGCTCTCCCCGCTCATCAGGCCCTCGACTGGACGACATTGCGTACAGGCCTGAGCGCCCCCGGCGCCCGATTTGCCTTACTCACAACATTTCTCATCCTCCTCGCACAATTCGGCACCTACACCTACATCACGCCATTCCTGCAGCAGGTGACCGGCGTCAGCAGCGTCACCGCCCTCCTATTGATCTACGGCATCGCAGGTATCGCCGGAAATGCCCTCGGCGGCAGCATGATTACCCGCCACCCCCGTGCCGCCCTGATCTCCGCCGCCGCATCGATGGCAGCCGCCATGCTGCTACTGCCGACCCTCGGCCGAGGTGAACTCGGCGCCGCAGCCCTACTGATCATCTGGGGTATCGGCTACGGCGGCGTGCCAGTCATCCTGCAAACCTGCTTCGCCCGCGCCGTCCCCCACCACGCCGAAGTCTCCTCCGTCCTCTTCACCTCCTCCTTCCAGGCAACCTTCTCCCTGAGCGCCCTGGCCGGCGGCATCCTTCTGGACCGCACCTCCCCCTCCGCGGTCCTGATGTGCGGGGGCATCACGGCCCTACTGGTCCTGGGAATATGCGTCAGCCATCGAGCATCAGCTAATAATTAG
- a CDS encoding MarR family winged helix-turn-helix transcriptional regulator, producing the protein MIEEATLQQSTGVADPDQLTEAADLYHSIGRLLRLLRTSGDLGQLSPGAASALASVARGGPMRLSDLANVERVSAPTMSRMVTGLEKAGYIVRDADPEDGRAQLLSATSRAHDLVTGLTSARIQRFAAAMARLDEPQREALKGSLGFLIDALDQETNPS; encoded by the coding sequence ATGATCGAGGAGGCCACGCTGCAACAGTCCACGGGTGTCGCCGACCCCGATCAGCTCACGGAGGCGGCCGATCTCTACCACTCGATCGGCCGCCTGCTGCGGCTGCTCCGCACCTCCGGTGACCTGGGTCAGCTCAGCCCCGGCGCCGCCTCGGCCCTGGCTTCGGTCGCGCGCGGCGGGCCGATGCGACTGAGCGATCTGGCGAATGTCGAACGTGTCAGCGCACCGACCATGTCGCGCATGGTCACCGGTTTGGAGAAAGCGGGCTATATCGTCCGCGACGCCGATCCGGAGGATGGCCGTGCCCAACTCCTGAGCGCAACCTCCCGTGCTCACGATCTGGTCACCGGCCTGACCTCCGCCCGTATTCAACGCTTCGCAGCGGCCATGGCGCGCCTCGACGAGCCGCAGCGTGAGGCGCTCAAGGGCTCGCTCGGCTTTCTGATCGACGCGCTCGATCAGGAGACCAACCCTTCCTGA
- a CDS encoding MFS transporter: MAAAPTTDLDKGDVQTIRRRLRVDRDHPHYKWVALSNTTLGMLMVTINSSIVIISLPAIFRGVDLNPLEPGNVSYLLWLLMGFLLTSAVLVVMFGRLGDMFGRVKIYNLGFVVFTLCAIALSFDPFTHGAGALWLIGWRVVQGVGGAMLMANSAAILTDAFPANRRGVALGINQVAAVAGSFLGLLIGGILSEWDWKAIFWVTIPFGILGTVWSYRSLHDTGTRTPGSLDIPGTLTFALGLTALLSGITYGIQPYGDSKTGWGNPWVLAGVFGGIALLLLFCYIESKVSQPMFQLSLFRNRAFGLGNLAGLMASLGRGGMQFMLIIWLQGIWLPLHGYDFESTPLWAGIYMLPLTVGFLVAGPVSGWLSDKYGPRLFAAGGLTLAAVTFVLLVIIPVDFNYWLFGLIILLNGLGTGIFTSPNTAEIMGAVPASQRGVASGMRGTLMNGGMALSIGVFFSLMIVGLSGTLPGAMNSGLQSQGVSPQVAGQVADMPPVGSLFATFLGYNPFKELLGPSGTLDKPGVNSDVLTGQEFFPHLISGPFHSGLIVVFLVAAFMMLIGAVASWFAGSGKAADETEELIEADRAGI; this comes from the coding sequence TTGGCTGCGGCACCGACCACCGATCTGGACAAAGGTGATGTCCAGACCATCCGCCGGCGCCTTCGCGTCGACCGAGACCATCCGCACTACAAGTGGGTAGCGCTGTCCAACACCACATTGGGCATGCTCATGGTCACCATCAATTCGTCGATCGTGATCATCTCGCTGCCCGCGATCTTCCGGGGCGTGGACCTGAACCCGCTCGAACCCGGCAATGTGAGCTATCTGCTGTGGCTGCTCATGGGCTTCCTGCTCACCTCCGCCGTCCTGGTGGTGATGTTCGGGCGGCTGGGCGACATGTTCGGCCGGGTGAAGATCTACAACCTCGGGTTCGTGGTGTTCACGCTCTGCGCGATCGCCCTGTCCTTCGATCCGTTCACACACGGGGCCGGAGCGCTGTGGCTGATCGGCTGGCGCGTGGTGCAGGGCGTCGGCGGCGCCATGCTGATGGCCAACTCGGCGGCGATCCTCACCGATGCCTTCCCCGCCAACCGTCGCGGTGTAGCGCTGGGCATCAATCAGGTTGCGGCCGTGGCCGGTTCGTTCCTGGGTCTGCTCATCGGCGGCATTCTGTCGGAGTGGGACTGGAAGGCGATCTTCTGGGTCACCATTCCGTTCGGCATCCTCGGCACCGTGTGGTCCTACCGCTCGCTGCACGACACCGGCACCCGCACGCCCGGATCGCTGGATATCCCGGGCACCCTCACCTTCGCGCTGGGCTTGACCGCACTGCTCTCCGGTATCACCTACGGCATTCAGCCCTACGGTGATTCGAAGACCGGCTGGGGCAACCCGTGGGTGCTCGCCGGGGTATTCGGCGGCATCGCACTGCTGCTGCTGTTCTGCTACATCGAGTCCAAGGTCAGCCAGCCGATGTTCCAGCTGTCGCTGTTCCGCAATCGCGCCTTCGGACTCGGCAACCTCGCGGGCCTGATGGCATCGCTGGGACGCGGTGGCATGCAGTTCATGCTCATTATCTGGCTGCAGGGCATCTGGTTGCCGCTGCACGGGTACGACTTCGAGTCCACTCCCCTGTGGGCCGGTATCTACATGCTGCCGTTGACCGTCGGATTCCTGGTGGCAGGCCCGGTTTCGGGTTGGCTCAGCGATAAGTACGGCCCCCGGCTGTTCGCGGCCGGCGGTCTCACGCTCGCGGCGGTCACCTTCGTGCTGCTGGTGATCATCCCGGTCGACTTCAACTACTGGTTGTTCGGACTGATCATCCTGCTCAACGGCCTCGGCACCGGCATCTTCACCTCGCCGAACACCGCCGAGATCATGGGCGCGGTACCGGCGTCGCAGCGCGGCGTCGCCTCCGGCATGCGCGGCACGCTGATGAACGGCGGCATGGCGCTGTCGATCGGCGTGTTCTTCTCGCTCATGATCGTCGGCCTGTCCGGAACCCTGCCGGGCGCAATGAATTCCGGTCTGCAGAGCCAGGGCGTATCCCCGCAGGTCGCCGGTCAGGTGGCGGATATGCCCCCGGTCGGCAGCCTGTTCGCGACATTCCTGGGCTACAACCCGTTCAAGGAATTGCTCGGCCCCAGCGGCACTCTCGACAAACCGGGTGTGAACAGCGATGTCCTCACCGGTCAGGAGTTCTTCCCGCACTTGATCTCCGGACCGTTCCACTCGGGTCTGATCGTCGTATTCCTGGTCGCCGCATTTATGATGCTGATCGGCGCAGTGGCTTCGTGGTTCGCCGGCAGCGGGAAGGCTGCCGATGAGACCGAGGAACTCATCGAAGCCGACCGCGCGGGAATCTGA
- a CDS encoding SDR family oxidoreductase, protein MYEVPDQTGKTIVITGANSGTGKEAAARLAAAGAQVIMAVRTPEKGEQAKAEILRQRPAAKLEVRRIDLADLASVRSFADDLLAAGAPLDVLVNNAGVMAPPERHTTADGFELQFGSNFLGPFALTMHLLPLLLRADNPRVATMSSGTANFGRINFDDLQWERRYSPTRSYAQSKLADLILSLHLAEVAGERDWNLRSTAAHPGYTRTNLQTAGASLGRDKPARGLLGSLPILPSQGVEQGAEPLLYAAGDPAARSGEYYGPTGRFGLVGPSGPASITRRARDRKVAARLWETAEQLTGTQLPA, encoded by the coding sequence ATGTATGAAGTACCTGATCAGACCGGTAAGACGATCGTCATCACCGGCGCAAACAGCGGCACCGGTAAGGAAGCCGCAGCGCGTCTGGCGGCTGCCGGAGCGCAGGTGATCATGGCGGTGCGCACCCCGGAAAAGGGTGAGCAGGCCAAGGCGGAGATCCTGCGCCAGCGCCCCGCCGCCAAGCTCGAGGTTCGCCGCATCGACCTGGCCGATCTCGCTTCGGTGCGCAGCTTCGCCGACGATCTGCTCGCCGCGGGCGCACCGCTGGATGTGCTGGTCAATAACGCGGGCGTCATGGCTCCCCCGGAAAGGCACACCACCGCAGACGGATTCGAGCTGCAGTTCGGCAGTAACTTCCTCGGCCCGTTCGCCCTCACCATGCACCTGCTGCCACTACTGCTCCGCGCCGACAACCCCCGTGTCGCCACCATGAGCAGCGGCACCGCGAATTTCGGCCGCATCAACTTCGACGATCTGCAGTGGGAGCGCCGCTACAGCCCGACGCGCTCCTACGCGCAGTCGAAGCTGGCCGATCTGATCCTGTCGCTGCACCTGGCCGAAGTCGCCGGTGAACGTGACTGGAACCTGCGCAGCACCGCCGCACATCCGGGCTACACCCGCACCAATCTGCAAACCGCCGGGGCCAGCCTCGGCCGCGACAAGCCTGCCCGCGGCCTCCTCGGCAGTCTGCCCATCCTGCCCTCCCAGGGCGTCGAACAGGGCGCAGAACCGCTGCTCTACGCGGCCGGCGATCCCGCTGCACGCAGCGGCGAATACTACGGCCCCACAGGACGATTCGGCCTGGTCGGTCCGTCGGGCCCGGCCTCGATCACCCGCCGGGCGCGCGATCGCAAGGTCGCGGCGCGGCTGTGGGAAACCGCCGAGCAGCTCACCGGTACGCAGCTGCCCGCGTAG
- a CDS encoding TetR/AcrR family transcriptional regulator, giving the protein MVHFQRARSVEQREIRRQAILDTAANMLTEMPVVDLGLNELARRVCLAKSNVLRYFESREAVLLELLDLRYREWITTVTPLLADTGGDLRARRDRLVGALVSTLADEPVLCDLFNAQAAILERNISAEVAARYKQKMLAATADLVTPVERLVPEFGADGAMKFCAAALLSAGALWSHSHPAPAMLAAYELHPELAAARLEFVPVLTELLEVLARGLLTRD; this is encoded by the coding sequence ATGGTCCACTTCCAACGGGCGCGCAGCGTCGAGCAGCGGGAAATACGCAGACAGGCCATCCTGGATACGGCCGCGAACATGCTCACCGAGATGCCCGTTGTCGATCTCGGGCTCAATGAGCTGGCCCGCCGGGTCTGTCTGGCGAAGTCGAATGTGCTGCGCTACTTCGAATCCCGGGAAGCGGTGCTGCTGGAACTGCTCGACCTGCGCTACCGCGAGTGGATCACCACTGTCACACCGCTTCTGGCCGATACCGGCGGCGACCTGCGCGCACGGCGTGATCGCCTGGTCGGCGCACTGGTCTCGACACTGGCGGACGAGCCGGTGCTGTGTGACCTCTTCAACGCACAGGCCGCGATCCTGGAACGCAATATCTCGGCCGAGGTCGCGGCCAGGTACAAGCAGAAGATGTTGGCCGCCACCGCCGATCTGGTCACTCCGGTCGAACGCCTCGTTCCGGAGTTCGGCGCCGACGGTGCGATGAAATTCTGTGCGGCAGCACTGCTTTCCGCAGGTGCGCTGTGGAGCCACAGTCACCCCGCACCTGCCATGCTCGCCGCCTACGAGCTGCATCCCGAGCTGGCCGCCGCCCGTCTGGAGTTCGTCCCTGTCCTCACCGAGCTGCTCGAAGTCCTGGCGCGCGGCCTACTGACCCGAGACTGA